In the bacterium genome, one interval contains:
- a CDS encoding methyltransferase domain-containing protein — protein MRPHGDSLFVWTGGACSSGCPACPIIASPPGADAMAADALWPLLAQAAPGRLVVLLGGEPLLRRDLPRLLAMIRAAGGVPGLVTTGRALVYPKWRERLRRAGVEYLRVQLFGVGEAHDRATATAGAYAQTIAGLQAWQREGAGACDVDVALSTRGADLDQLLPALRQLAADLEPAEAAIVVAVDPGDPAAGAAIRRGAAALADWNADESRPLLVWEVAADGLAELSLRIAPPRPVFIGPAPPATCLGASAALARAGAPADARPRANSFNYVRSGLSVAATDRAATCDAYAKGAGIDPLRQLWLIEGDRLLQHVTDTGDFDDREIAAVKDRSSHLFFDRAAPGTLDDISEGMRRILPDPLCGSCIQRAGCGRRFRLVEEAPFARQEAWIGHYVAGLCGEVLDVGCGEQPYGEVLAPLLRSGVVRYTGLDPDQRSLERARAALPGGRFQLGGIEDFTAPRGRYDHLLCLRSLNHVFDLDEAFARMAWLLKPGGALLMVETTPFAMVRRPEQVAAADRAPRAGHQHFRNVASDEVLPFVRRHRMRVVTHEPSSFASTNQWILVLERV, from the coding sequence ATGAGACCGCACGGCGATTCGCTGTTCGTCTGGACTGGGGGGGCCTGCTCGTCGGGCTGCCCGGCCTGTCCGATCATCGCCTCCCCACCAGGCGCGGACGCCATGGCCGCCGATGCCCTGTGGCCGTTGCTGGCGCAAGCGGCACCGGGACGGTTGGTCGTGCTGCTGGGCGGCGAGCCGCTGCTGCGGCGCGATCTGCCGCGGCTGCTGGCCATGATCCGTGCCGCGGGTGGCGTGCCGGGACTCGTCACCACGGGACGGGCGCTGGTGTATCCCAAATGGCGCGAGCGCCTCCGGCGCGCCGGCGTCGAGTATCTGCGCGTGCAACTGTTCGGGGTCGGCGAGGCCCACGATCGCGCCACCGCCACTGCCGGCGCCTACGCGCAGACCATCGCGGGCCTGCAGGCGTGGCAGCGCGAGGGGGCGGGGGCGTGTGACGTCGACGTCGCGCTGTCGACGCGCGGCGCGGACCTCGATCAACTGCTCCCGGCCCTGCGCCAACTGGCGGCCGACCTCGAGCCCGCGGAGGCCGCCATCGTCGTCGCCGTCGACCCCGGAGACCCGGCCGCCGGCGCGGCGATCCGGCGCGGCGCCGCGGCGCTGGCGGACTGGAACGCCGACGAATCGCGACCGCTCCTCGTCTGGGAGGTCGCGGCCGATGGGCTCGCCGAGCTGTCGCTGCGGATCGCGCCGCCGCGCCCCGTCTTCATCGGTCCGGCGCCGCCGGCGACGTGCCTCGGCGCCAGCGCCGCGCTGGCGCGCGCGGGCGCGCCCGCCGATGCGCGGCCGCGCGCGAACTCCTTCAACTACGTGCGCAGCGGGCTGAGCGTGGCGGCGACCGATCGGGCCGCGACCTGCGACGCGTACGCGAAGGGCGCCGGCATCGATCCCCTGCGCCAGCTCTGGCTGATCGAGGGCGACCGCCTGCTCCAGCACGTCACGGACACCGGCGACTTCGACGACCGAGAGATCGCGGCCGTCAAGGACCGCTCGAGCCATCTGTTCTTCGACCGCGCCGCGCCGGGAACGCTCGATGACATCAGCGAGGGCATGCGGCGGATCCTGCCCGACCCGCTGTGCGGCTCATGCATCCAGCGCGCCGGCTGCGGGCGGCGCTTCCGCCTCGTCGAGGAAGCGCCGTTCGCGCGCCAGGAGGCATGGATCGGCCACTACGTCGCCGGACTCTGCGGCGAGGTGCTCGACGTCGGCTGCGGCGAGCAGCCGTACGGCGAGGTGCTGGCGCCGCTGCTGCGCTCCGGCGTCGTCCGCTACACCGGCCTGGACCCCGACCAGCGCAGCCTCGAACGCGCGCGCGCCGCACTGCCGGGAGGACGATTCCAACTCGGCGGCATCGAGGATTTCACGGCGCCCCGGGGGCGCTACGACCACCTGCTGTGCCTGCGCTCGTTGAACCACGTCTTCGATCTCGACGAGGCGTTCGCGCGCATGGCCTGGCTGCTCAAACCCGGCGGCGCTTTGTTGATGGTGGAAACGACGCCATTTGCGATGGTGCGCCGGCCGGAGCAGGTTGCCGCCGCCGACCGGGCGCCGCGCGCCGGGCATCAGCACTTCCGCAACGTCGCCAGCGACGAGGTGCTGCCCTTCGTGCGACGGCACCGGATGCGCGTCGTCACCCACGAGCCGTCGAGCTTCGCATCCACCAATCAGTGGATCCTGGTGCTCGAGCGCGTGTGA
- a CDS encoding radical SAM protein, whose amino-acid sequence MPATDRPPAPQTLKVLRKRVSDDAPITARSAVLFRFGEQCNYHCPMCSNTGERALFFRDTDELLRRAAFLHGLGFRRAVITGGEATIHPGFWTVVERLFGYGMVWDTNTHGRTYATPGFATRAVSTGLRRAIVSLHSHIPATSAAIFGTREASHHGTVAGIEQLLAAGVAVMVNCVLNELNLPHLEEYVSWARDRFGPRTTFKLVFPSTIGKGGGWSAIAALRFRDVRDTMQRLRAQAAARGTRLFFESFPSCVLGDARAHNLGRSAFGESHYLDDATGDRVYSMRHIEAQLSGYGEHCRDCAALRRCPGVALAYLRRHGDAELVPFTASDDVAAPGAVA is encoded by the coding sequence ATGCCCGCGACCGACCGCCCCCCGGCGCCGCAGACCCTCAAGGTGCTGCGCAAGCGCGTCAGCGACGACGCGCCGATCACCGCCCGCAGCGCCGTGCTGTTCCGCTTCGGCGAGCAGTGCAATTACCACTGCCCGATGTGCAGCAACACCGGCGAGCGGGCGCTGTTCTTCCGCGATACCGATGAGCTGCTGCGCCGTGCCGCCTTCCTGCACGGGCTCGGCTTCCGGCGCGCCGTCATCACCGGTGGCGAGGCGACGATCCATCCCGGGTTCTGGACCGTGGTGGAGCGCCTGTTCGGCTACGGCATGGTCTGGGACACCAACACCCACGGCCGCACGTACGCGACGCCGGGATTCGCGACCCGAGCCGTCAGCACCGGCCTGCGGCGCGCCATCGTCTCGCTGCACTCGCACATCCCGGCGACGAGCGCGGCGATCTTCGGCACCCGCGAGGCGTCCCACCACGGCACCGTCGCCGGCATCGAGCAGCTCCTCGCCGCCGGAGTCGCGGTGATGGTCAACTGCGTGCTCAACGAGCTCAACCTGCCGCACCTCGAGGAATACGTCTCGTGGGCGCGGGACCGCTTCGGCCCGCGGACCACGTTCAAGCTCGTGTTCCCGTCGACGATCGGCAAGGGCGGCGGCTGGTCCGCCATCGCCGCCCTGCGCTTTCGCGACGTGCGCGACACGATGCAGCGGCTGCGCGCACAGGCGGCGGCGCGCGGCACGCGGCTGTTCTTCGAATCGTTTCCGAGCTGCGTGCTCGGCGATGCCAGGGCCCACAACCTCGGGCGCTCGGCGTTCGGTGAATCGCACTATCTCGACGACGCGACCGGCGATCGCGTCTACTCGATGCGCCACATCGAGGCGCAGCTCTCCGGCTACGGCGAGCACTGCCGCGACTGCGCCGCGCTGCGCCGCTGCCCGGGCGTCGCGCTCGCCTACCTGCGGCGCCACGGCGACGCCGAGTTGGTGCCGTTCACGGCATCGGACGACGTAGCCGCGCCTGGCGCCGTCGCCTGA
- the hxsA4 gene encoding His-Xaa-Ser repeat protein HxsA4 — MSEKKNTLPSLRKQPLDFLSREEAQQAVKPVANLDTADAANALRSEPNSEKLLLAQHMSHASHGSHGSHGSHGSHGSHGSHGSHGSHGSHGSHGSHGSHGSHGSHGSW; from the coding sequence ATGAGTGAAAAGAAGAACACGCTGCCCTCGCTGCGAAAGCAGCCCTTGGACTTCCTCAGCCGCGAAGAAGCGCAGCAGGCCGTGAAGCCGGTTGCGAATCTCGACACGGCGGACGCGGCCAACGCGCTGCGCAGCGAGCCCAACAGCGAGAAACTGCTGCTGGCCCAGCACATGTCGCACGCCTCGCACGGCTCGCACGGCAGCCACGGCTCGCATGGCTCGCACGGCTCGCACGGCAGTCATGGGAGCCACGGCTCGCACGGCTCACACGGCAGTCACGGCTCGCACGGCAGTCACGGGAGCCACGGCTCGCACGGCTCGTGGTGA